From a single Hymenobacter sp. YIM 151500-1 genomic region:
- a CDS encoding XAC2610-related protein has product MPYLYVRQSVRKYGVAAGLLLFCFGFRAVCAAQQRTFSIPNGSSHYTATITVAGCPDNYCRGRGTVQLFDKQTKRLAHTFSSEDLTFFLDPPRHQPTVNVVQLYNEQSPLIFADFNFDGTEDLAIRNGNNSGYGGPSYDVYVFTSRSRRFIRSRELTALATENLGMFQVDKKRQRLITFQKSGCCWHLTTEFAVVPGQGLVKMLTEEEDATTETMVVTTRRRVNGQWTTSVRKHPRQD; this is encoded by the coding sequence ATGCCCTACCTCTACGTGCGCCAAAGCGTCCGAAAGTACGGCGTAGCCGCTGGCCTGCTGCTTTTCTGCTTCGGCTTCCGTGCAGTCTGCGCTGCGCAACAGCGCACTTTTTCCATTCCCAATGGCTCCAGCCACTACACGGCCACCATCACCGTAGCCGGCTGCCCCGATAACTACTGCCGGGGCCGGGGCACGGTTCAGCTCTTCGACAAGCAAACCAAACGGCTGGCGCACACCTTTTCTTCCGAAGACCTGACCTTCTTCCTGGACCCGCCACGCCACCAACCCACCGTCAATGTGGTGCAGCTCTACAACGAGCAAAGCCCGCTGATTTTTGCTGACTTCAACTTCGACGGCACCGAGGACCTGGCCATCCGCAACGGTAACAACAGCGGCTACGGCGGCCCTTCTTACGACGTGTACGTGTTTACTAGCCGCTCCCGCCGCTTCATTCGCAGCCGGGAGCTTACGGCCCTGGCCACCGAAAACCTGGGTATGTTTCAGGTAGACAAGAAACGTCAGCGCCTGATTACCTTTCAGAAAAGCGGCTGCTGCTGGCACCTAACTACCGAATTTGCCGTGGTGCCCGGTCAGGGCCTGGTGAAAATGCTGACCGAGGAGGAAGATGCTACCACTGAAACCATGGTAGTAACCACCCGCCGCCGCGTAAACGGCCAGTGGACCACCAGCGTCAGAAAACATCCGCGCCAGGACTAG
- a CDS encoding isocitrate lyase/PEP mutase family protein: MHHDLYHRFRQLHFQPQPLLLPNAWDARSAAACEAAGFAAVGTSSAAIASLLGYADGEQLSFPELRYIVSRICASTTLPVTVDIEGGYSRDPARIGAHVQELAALGVVGVNLEDSVTEGGQRQLLDPAAFAATLRALRHHCEEQQLPMFLNVRTDTYLLLPENQAAATRQRLARYEAAGADGLFVPGLTDLAEISALCRATALPINVMALPGLPDVAALAAAGVRRISMGNFLFEAVAARQQALARHIWQQGSLAPLFAEVPAL, from the coding sequence ATGCACCACGACCTGTACCACCGCTTCCGGCAGCTGCACTTTCAGCCGCAACCTCTATTACTGCCCAATGCCTGGGACGCGCGCAGCGCCGCGGCGTGTGAGGCGGCGGGCTTTGCGGCCGTGGGCACTTCCAGCGCGGCCATAGCCAGCCTGCTGGGCTATGCCGACGGCGAGCAGCTGTCTTTCCCCGAGCTGCGCTACATCGTAAGCCGCATCTGCGCCAGCACAACCCTACCCGTAACCGTTGACATCGAGGGCGGCTACAGCCGCGACCCGGCCCGGATTGGGGCCCACGTGCAAGAACTGGCGGCCCTGGGCGTGGTAGGCGTGAACCTGGAGGACTCCGTAACCGAAGGCGGCCAACGGCAGCTGCTGGACCCGGCGGCCTTCGCCGCCACGCTCCGCGCCCTGCGCCACCACTGCGAAGAGCAGCAGCTACCTATGTTTCTTAATGTGCGCACCGACACGTACCTGCTGCTGCCGGAAAATCAGGCGGCGGCCACCCGACAGCGGCTGGCCCGGTACGAAGCCGCCGGGGCCGACGGCCTGTTTGTACCGGGCCTGACTGACCTGGCCGAAATCAGTGCCCTGTGCCGGGCTACTGCTTTGCCCATCAACGTCATGGCCCTGCCTGGTCTGCCGGACGTGGCGGCGCTGGCCGCGGCGGGGGTGCGGCGCATCAGCATGGGTAATTTTCTGTTTGAAGCTGTAGCCGCCCGGCAGCAGGCCCTGGCCCGCCACATCTGGCAGCAGGGTAGCCTGGCGCCCTTGTTTGCCGAGGTTCCTGCCCTATGA
- a CDS encoding KUP/HAK/KT family potassium transporter — translation MDAKHPHTAVSTAGLLIALGIIYGDIGTSPLYVMKAIVPEQINPMLVYGGISCVFWTLTLQTTIKYVLLTLNADNNGEGGIFSLYALVRRRAAWLTIPAIIGGAALLADGVITPPISVSSAIEGLEAVYPDIPTVPIVIGILLGLFLLQSFGTQIVGKAFGPIMFIWFTMLGVLGVSWIVQHPEILRALNPYYAYDLLANYPGGFWLLGAVFLCTTGAEALYSDLGHCGKGNIRISWIFVKTCLVLNYMGQGAWLLAHQGEQLNKRNPFYELMPDWFLLIGIGIATIAAIIASQALITGSFTLVAEAIRLNMWPKVRLNYPTDVKGQLYVPSMNRLLLIGCIAVVLYFQKSENMEAAYGLAITLTMLMTTLLLTVWLRAKKVALPLVVLFAVVYGAIEGSFLVANLIKFPHGGWVSLAIGAALVAVMYVWLRAYYIKRRLTEFVKIEPYMEALKELSADETVSKYSTHLVFMTSAERATEIESKIIYSIFQKRPKRADIYWFVHVDTTDEPYTMEYKVIELAPDDVFRITFRLGFRVEQRINLYFRKVVEDLVRNKEVDITSRYESLSKQHVTGDFRFVVLEKFLSVENEFPWAEKLVMQAYFYIKQFIASEDKYFGLDTSSVKVEKVPLVITPVRDVALKRVS, via the coding sequence ATGGACGCCAAACACCCGCACACCGCGGTTTCGACGGCTGGCTTGCTGATTGCCCTCGGCATTATTTACGGGGACATCGGCACCTCGCCGCTGTACGTGATGAAGGCCATTGTGCCCGAGCAAATCAACCCCATGCTCGTGTACGGCGGCATTTCCTGCGTTTTCTGGACTCTGACGCTGCAAACCACCATCAAGTACGTGCTGCTCACGCTGAACGCCGACAACAACGGCGAGGGCGGCATTTTCTCGCTCTATGCCCTGGTGCGCCGGCGGGCGGCCTGGCTTACCATTCCGGCCATCATCGGCGGGGCGGCCCTGCTGGCCGATGGCGTCATTACGCCGCCCATCTCGGTGTCGTCGGCCATTGAAGGGCTGGAGGCGGTGTACCCCGATATTCCGACGGTGCCCATCGTCATTGGCATTCTGCTAGGCTTGTTTCTGCTCCAGAGCTTCGGCACCCAGATTGTGGGCAAGGCCTTCGGGCCGATTATGTTTATCTGGTTTACGATGCTGGGCGTGCTGGGCGTGAGTTGGATTGTGCAGCACCCCGAGATTCTGCGGGCCCTCAACCCCTACTACGCCTACGACCTGCTGGCGAACTACCCCGGCGGCTTCTGGCTGCTGGGCGCCGTGTTCCTGTGCACCACCGGGGCCGAGGCCCTATACTCTGACCTGGGCCACTGCGGCAAAGGCAACATCCGCATCAGCTGGATTTTCGTGAAAACCTGCCTGGTGCTCAACTACATGGGCCAGGGTGCCTGGCTGCTGGCTCACCAGGGCGAGCAGCTCAACAAGCGCAACCCCTTCTATGAGCTGATGCCCGACTGGTTCCTGCTCATCGGCATCGGCATTGCCACTATTGCCGCCATTATTGCCTCCCAGGCCCTGATTACGGGCTCGTTTACGCTGGTGGCCGAGGCCATCCGCCTCAACATGTGGCCCAAGGTGCGCCTCAACTACCCCACCGACGTGAAGGGCCAGCTCTACGTGCCCAGCATGAACCGCCTGCTACTTATCGGTTGCATTGCCGTGGTGCTCTACTTCCAGAAGTCCGAGAACATGGAAGCTGCCTACGGCTTGGCCATCACGCTTACCATGCTCATGACCACGCTGCTGCTTACCGTGTGGCTGCGGGCCAAGAAGGTGGCTCTGCCGCTGGTGGTTTTGTTTGCGGTGGTGTACGGCGCCATCGAGGGGTCGTTTCTGGTGGCCAACCTCATCAAGTTCCCGCACGGCGGCTGGGTGTCCCTGGCCATTGGTGCTGCCCTGGTGGCCGTGATGTACGTGTGGCTGCGGGCCTATTACATCAAGCGCCGGCTCACGGAGTTCGTCAAGATTGAGCCCTACATGGAGGCCCTCAAGGAGCTGTCGGCCGACGAAACCGTGTCTAAGTACTCCACTCACCTCGTGTTCATGACCTCGGCCGAGCGGGCCACGGAAATCGAGTCGAAAATCATCTACTCCATCTTCCAGAAGCGCCCCAAGCGGGCCGACATCTACTGGTTTGTGCACGTAGACACCACCGACGAGCCGTATACCATGGAGTACAAGGTAATCGAGCTGGCCCCCGACGACGTGTTCCGCATCACCTTCCGCCTGGGTTTCCGGGTGGAGCAGCGTATCAACCTCTACTTCCGCAAGGTGGTGGAAGACCTGGTGCGCAACAAGGAGGTGGACATCACCTCCCGTTACGAGAGCCTCAGCAAGCAGCACGTCACCGGCGACTTCCGCTTCGTGGTGCTGGAGAAGTTTCTGTCGGTTGAGAACGAGTTTCCGTGGGCGGAAAAGCTGGTTATGCAGGCCTACTTCTACATCAAGCAGTTTATTGCTTCGGAAGACAAGTACTTTGGCCTCGACACCAGCTCGGTGAAAGTGGAGAAAGTGCCCCTCGTCATCACCCCCGTCCGCGACGTAGCCCTCAAGCGCGTTTCGTAG
- a CDS encoding FKBP-type peptidyl-prolyl cis-trans isomerase, giving the protein MELSSLKDQVSYIIGRDMARNFAQQGLDLNIDVLAQSMKETMGGQPSRLSPQQMQAAMQQLQEQLQAAEDSNQDPNAMNNNRAEGEAFLKENAGKPGVQTLPSGLQYEVLKEGNGRKPGPGSSVTTHYHGTLINGTVFDSSYQRGQPATFGVNQVIAGWTEALQLMPEGSKWRLYIPSELAYGKRGAGRDIGPDSALIFDVELLKVNN; this is encoded by the coding sequence ATGGAATTGAGTAGCCTCAAAGACCAGGTAAGCTACATCATCGGGCGCGACATGGCCCGCAACTTCGCCCAGCAAGGCCTCGACCTCAACATCGACGTGCTGGCCCAGAGCATGAAGGAAACCATGGGCGGACAGCCCAGCCGCCTCTCGCCCCAGCAAATGCAAGCGGCCATGCAGCAGCTCCAGGAGCAGCTGCAAGCCGCCGAAGACTCCAACCAAGACCCCAACGCCATGAACAACAACCGCGCGGAAGGCGAAGCCTTCCTGAAAGAAAATGCCGGCAAGCCTGGTGTGCAGACCCTGCCCAGCGGCCTGCAATACGAAGTGCTGAAAGAAGGCAACGGCCGCAAGCCCGGCCCCGGCTCGTCGGTGACGACGCACTACCACGGCACGCTCATCAACGGCACCGTGTTCGACTCCTCCTACCAGCGCGGCCAGCCCGCTACCTTCGGCGTCAACCAGGTTATTGCCGGCTGGACCGAAGCCCTACAACTCATGCCCGAAGGCTCGAAGTGGCGCCTCTACATCCCCTCGGAGCTGGCCTACGGCAAGCGCGGCGCCGGCCGCGACATCGGCCCCGACTCGGCGCTTATCTTCGACGTGGAACTGCTGAAGGTGAATAATTAG
- a CDS encoding methylated-DNA--[protein]-cysteine S-methyltransferase has protein sequence MRVELAEYFAGTRRTFTVPLLAPGTAFQRAVWEALQTIPYGATRSYAQQAAALGKPAAVRAVAAANGQNRLALLIPCHRVIGAGGQLTGYAGGLWRKKRLLELEQGPAAQLPLF, from the coding sequence ATGCGCGTCGAGCTGGCCGAGTACTTTGCCGGCACGCGCCGCACGTTTACGGTGCCGCTGCTGGCTCCCGGCACTGCGTTTCAGCGGGCGGTGTGGGAGGCCTTGCAAACTATTCCGTACGGGGCCACCCGCTCCTATGCCCAGCAGGCCGCGGCCCTGGGCAAGCCCGCCGCCGTGCGGGCCGTGGCCGCCGCCAACGGCCAGAACCGCCTGGCTCTGCTCATTCCTTGCCACCGCGTTATTGGGGCTGGGGGGCAGCTTACGGGCTACGCCGGCGGGCTGTGGCGCAAAAAGCGGCTGCTGGAGCTGGAGCAGGGCCCGGCGGCGCAGCTACCGTTGTTTTAG
- a CDS encoding Dps family protein, whose translation MKNQIGLDTAQAQELATKLNLLLANYQMFYINARGFHWNIQGEKFFELHAKFEELYTDALTKVDEIAERILTLGHRPLHSFTDYLRTATIQEATNVSDGTTAVQTVLQNFQVLIGLERETLTLAAEADDEGTSALMSDYIRQQEKEVWMYNAYLG comes from the coding sequence ATGAAAAACCAAATCGGCCTCGATACCGCTCAGGCCCAGGAGCTGGCTACCAAGCTCAACCTGCTGCTGGCCAACTACCAGATGTTCTACATCAACGCCCGCGGCTTCCACTGGAACATCCAGGGCGAGAAGTTCTTCGAGCTGCACGCCAAGTTTGAGGAGCTGTACACCGACGCCCTGACCAAGGTGGACGAAATAGCCGAGCGCATCCTCACGCTGGGCCACCGCCCCCTGCACTCGTTCACGGACTACCTGCGCACGGCCACCATCCAGGAGGCCACCAACGTATCGGACGGGACGACGGCGGTGCAGACCGTGCTGCAAAACTTCCAGGTGCTTATCGGCCTGGAGCGCGAAACCCTGACCCTGGCCGCCGAAGCCGACGACGAAGGCACCAGCGCCCTGATGAGCGACTACATCCGCCAGCAGGAAAAGGAGGTCTGGATGTACAACGCCTACCTGGGCTAA
- a CDS encoding S8/S53 family peptidase, which produces MRTTTLATAALLAAALASCQHDSAEQAAPQPSSEPMTVQQLDETILDQLRRTGEFNWNQAPEHVVWSALRRSDQVLSVGYRPAGFRGRIPAHAATDPAWQAARQQVLNLILAEERAGRPELTVEQLLAYDENQLPVLDVNVRELSTIRRLRQSGLVRYAEPIGYEPNRPRDNGTASTLFDFGCGANVPTPDLVAGSDFTVLSNGSRSSWHQTNRFHGIRAAWSQSTGRGIKVLIIDSGSAEAQENLGSGFNQGLSSGRTVERLVTLPRPTFLGIPTGPQETPDDPCGHGTSMAGVCAAPRGTDGASVGVAFNADLVTVRATTDVFLDESREVKGVADAFLLAGSRPDVRIISMSLGRLTTSSQITDAIQYAHSQGKLIFCAAGTSLSFTAGFVGVIFPASLPEAVAVTGQKDDLNTPTRCSECHVGPDVEFTVVMQKASNDRRPLTLAQDGDEPATVGGSSVATASMAGMAAVVWSRYPTESRAQIMSRLVAASSNRTRRDASFGWGRVNVAEAVGAPAL; this is translated from the coding sequence ATGCGTACTACTACCCTGGCCACGGCGGCCTTGCTGGCCGCGGCGTTGGCCTCGTGCCAGCACGACTCGGCTGAACAAGCAGCTCCTCAGCCTTCCAGTGAGCCGATGACCGTCCAGCAGCTCGACGAAACCATTTTGGACCAACTGCGCCGCACCGGCGAGTTCAACTGGAATCAGGCGCCCGAACACGTGGTCTGGAGTGCCCTGCGCCGCTCCGACCAGGTGCTGTCGGTGGGCTACCGGCCGGCGGGCTTCCGGGGGCGCATCCCCGCCCACGCCGCCACCGACCCGGCCTGGCAGGCCGCCCGCCAGCAGGTGCTCAACCTGATTTTGGCGGAGGAACGCGCCGGGCGCCCGGAGCTGACGGTGGAGCAGCTGCTGGCTTACGACGAAAACCAGCTGCCCGTACTCGACGTGAACGTGCGCGAATTGAGCACCATCCGGCGCCTGCGCCAGTCGGGGCTGGTGCGTTACGCCGAGCCTATCGGCTACGAGCCCAACCGGCCGCGCGACAACGGCACGGCTTCCACCCTGTTTGATTTCGGCTGCGGGGCCAACGTACCGACCCCGGATTTGGTGGCGGGCTCCGACTTTACCGTGCTCAGCAACGGCAGCCGGTCGTCGTGGCACCAGACCAACCGGTTTCACGGCATCCGGGCGGCCTGGAGCCAGAGCACGGGCCGGGGCATCAAGGTGCTCATCATCGACTCGGGCAGCGCCGAGGCCCAGGAAAACTTGGGCAGTGGCTTCAATCAGGGCCTAAGCAGCGGCCGCACCGTGGAGCGCCTCGTGACCCTGCCCCGCCCCACCTTCCTGGGCATCCCCACCGGCCCCCAGGAAACGCCCGACGACCCCTGCGGGCACGGCACCAGCATGGCCGGGGTGTGCGCCGCCCCCCGCGGCACCGATGGCGCCTCCGTGGGCGTGGCCTTCAATGCCGACCTGGTGACGGTACGCGCCACCACCGACGTGTTCCTAGATGAAAGCCGCGAGGTGAAAGGCGTGGCCGATGCCTTCCTGCTGGCCGGCAGCCGCCCCGACGTGCGCATTATTAGCATGAGCTTGGGCCGCCTCACCACGTCCTCCCAAATCACCGATGCCATTCAGTACGCCCACAGCCAGGGAAAGCTGATTTTCTGCGCCGCCGGCACTTCGCTCAGCTTCACGGCGGGCTTCGTGGGCGTCATCTTCCCGGCTTCCCTGCCCGAGGCCGTAGCCGTAACGGGCCAAAAGGACGACCTGAACACCCCTACCCGCTGCAGCGAGTGCCACGTGGGCCCCGACGTTGAATTCACGGTGGTCATGCAGAAAGCCAGCAACGACCGGCGCCCCCTCACCCTGGCCCAGGACGGCGACGAGCCCGCCACCGTAGGCGGCTCGTCGGTGGCCACGGCCAGCATGGCCGGCATGGCCGCCGTGGTGTGGTCCCGCTACCCCACCGAGTCGCGCGCCCAGATTATGAGCCGCCTGGTTGCGGCCAGTTCCAACCGCACCCGCCGCGACGCCAGCTTCGGCTGGGGCCGCGTAAACGTGGCTGAGGCCGTGGGCGCGCCGGCTCTTTAG